Below is a window of Bacteroidales bacterium DNA.
AGTGGAAGATACTCGGTAATATCATTGGTTGTGCCACTGGCAATAAGTTTAACAATATTGCACAATCCATTACATTAAAGCATTTAATAAATAAGGCGAACAAATGTATAATTGATCTTAATCCACGTTATAGATTAGCTATCAACGATTCGAGCGACGATGATGCACTATTTGTTGTTGATTTAGATTTAGGTCAACAAAGACGCAGTACAAAAACCCTTTCAGGAGGCGAAACTTTTCTTGTTAGTCTCGCATTAGCATTAGGTTTAGCAGATATGGCATCAAAAGAAACTACTGTTGGAAGCTTGTTTATTGATGAAGGATTTGGTACCTTAGATCCGGAAACACTCGATTATGCACTTGCCATGCTCGAGTCTCTACAAGCGAGAGGTAATAAAAGTATAGGAATTATTTCACACGTAGAAACGCTTAAAGAACGCATAAATATAAGAATTGATTTAGTACCTGTTGCAGGTCAAGGATATAGTAAAATAGTTGTAACATCATAAACAGATAAATTGAAATCACATGAAAAGTTTACCAGAAGTTTTGAATGAGAATAGAAGCAAATTTGCTTTAGTTGTCCCTCAACTTAAAGATATCTCAAAGCTTTTACAAATTAGTTTTGGAGCTGATAACGATGAGTTGGCAAAGATTAATTATGATGATATTACTCAATTTGCAAATTATATCCAACAAAAACTAGATAATCAACAGAAACTTGTTGCATATGGCGGATATTTAGAAGATAGAGCAATGTATCATAGATCGAAGCTTTTTAGATCAGGTAGCGAGGTACGAACTGTTCATTTAGGAGTTGATATTTGGGCTCCTATTGATACTCCTGTAATGGCATTTTATGAGGGTAGAGTACACAGTTTTGGTATAAACGATGTGCACGGAGATTATGGTGGAGTTATTGTTCTAGAGCACGAATTGCAAGATCATACATTTTATACTCTTTATGGTCACTTATCTCATAAATCGGTTCAAAATAAGTCTAAAGGACAAAAGATTAAAATAGGGGAAACTTTTGCATATATAGGTATTCCGAGTGAGAATGGTTATTGGCCCCCACACCTTCATGTTCAGATAATTAGAAACTTATTGAAATACGAGTTGGATTTTCCAGGTACGTGTACACCAAACAGTATTGATTATTTTAAAAAAGTTTGCCCCGATCCATCGGTGATTTTAGGATTGTAAGGATATAAAATCAGCTACCATATTCAAAAATTCAACTACATCATATTTTGAAGCAGTAGACTTTTATATTTAACTTATGAATATTTTATTTGTTTGCATTTATTAATTCTAACTCAATTTTTTGGAACTCTTTTACAATGTTCTGTAATGTATGATTTTCAGCTGATAAAGGCTTGTGTCCAATGTTTTTGATTGGAAGCACTCCCGGTGATGTTCCAGTGAGAAAAGCTGCAGAAAAATCGCCTAACATCTGTTTAGTAATTAATTTTCTTGTTACCTCAATATTCAATTTTTCGCAAATATCCATTACAGTTTGGCGTGTTATTCCTTTTAATACTTGAGAGTCTATAGGTGTGTAGATTTTGTTGTTATTATCAATAAACATTATGTTACTTCTGCTGCCTTCCGTTATGTATCCCTGTTTTGATATCAACAACACTTCGAAAAAACCTTTTCGTTTTAATGTTTTGTTAATATTATTTCTTAGTGTATTGTTTTTTATTTTCGCAGTTGGGTTGTTCCTTTCAGCGTAGTAAAATCCAACAGAGACGCCTACTTTGTACATTTCGGAAGTGGGATAGAAGTGGGGTATAAATCTAACCAAACTGTGGTTGTTGCTTACAGATATTTCGATATTTCCAGTTGAAAAATAATTGTTGTTTACAAGGGCTTTAATTGAATTAAGAATCTCCTTTTCAGTTATATTTAAGGCTATACTAGATTTTTGTGTCGATTCTTGTAAGCGTTTATAATGTTGGCTAATAAACAGAGGGGCAGAGTCTATAACTTTAATTACCTCATAAGCTGTTTTATTTGTTGTTATTTTTGTGAGTGATATATTAGCGGACTTCACTAAAAGTTTGTTTAATACAACCCATTCTCCTCTTGTGTTTCGCATTAATATTATATGTTTGAATTTTAGCACTTGTTTTGCATCATTTCAATAATCATTTTATCGGCAGAAGATAGCCCAACGCTGCCAATATTTGCGATATTCTCTATTGTACGTTCTATATCTTCGTCAACTATGCCGTCTGCTAAAGCTTCTATGCTGTTATCTAAAGCCAATTCTGATGCTTGAATAGCAGCACTAATTCCAGAGTGAACTTTTAATGTACATCCTGGTTTTGCTCCGTCACACAACATTCCGGTGATATTTGCAGCCATATATTTTATGGCTCTGATTATTGCTTCACGCTTGCCCCCACGTATATAGGTAATACCGCATGAAGCCCCTGTTGCTGCCACTAATATGCCACACAAAGCACCTAAGGAACCTAACTTTTTTTTCATGTGAATTGACACCAAATGCCCTAAAGCTAAAGATTTTAGTAGTATGCTGTGAGATAGACCAAATTTTTCGGCATAAGCAATAATGGGTAATGAGACTGTAAGTCCCTGATTACCACTTCCCGTATTAGCCATTACAGGTAAAACAGAACCTCCCATTCTGGCATCACATGCAGCGGTAGTTAAAGCCAAAGCGTAATCGTGGGCAAATTCAAATTCACCGTTAACACGGCTTCTGTTGTTAGCAATATTCTTGCCGATTCTTAAACCATAGTCATTTTTTAATCCTTCACGTGCTATTGATAGGTTTAACTCAATAGACTTATCAAATATAGACAAATCATTAACATCAACATTTTCAATGAATTTGAGAATGGTATCTATTGAGAGAGGGAATTTTTCAACTGCTTGTTGTTCGTTTTCAACCTGTTCTATAGGTGGATTGTCTAGCAAAATCTCATTATTGCGTTTGATAAGTGTAAAGTGTGTATGTCTGTGGCTAATAATGGTTGTAACCTTGTCTGTATTAGACTCTATTTGTGCTTCAATGTATAATTTATCAACGTTCTCTTTTACCCTTATGCAAAAAATTTTTTTTTCAATCAGTTGATTGGCCAAATCAAGATGATTTTTGTCGACATTTTTGAGAATTTCTAATGAGTCAGAACTATTCCCGCCTGTTAAACCTAAAGCAGCTGCAATAGGTAGTCCTGTTAACCCTGTGCCGGGAATACCAACGCCCATAGCATTTTTAAAAATATTTCCACTAATAAAAATTTCCCCTTTAATAGGAATCGATCCCAATATTTCGCGGGCTTTCCCGCATGCAAGTGCAACAGCTGCAGGTTCGGTACAACCTAACGCTGGAGATATCTCGGAGTGCATTAAAGCTAGTATTGACTGAACTTGTTTTGCGTCCATTTGTTTTAATTTTTAGCGGTTTATATGAATGAGTTGCTCAAATATTTCGTCTCGTAAATTTATAATTTCTTTGGTTCTTTTGTGCCCAAATAGATGTAAAACTCCTGTTCTAAGTCTAAAAATAATCTTTTTATAGAAAGGAACAATTCTTAGACCAATCACCGATGTTATAACTATAGCTGCAATTGATATTAGATAAGCTTTCCATGAAATTAGAAATAGTGCTAAAAAGCTGATAATAAATGCAAACAAAATAGATAGAATTATGTAAACACCAAAACGCACAGAAGTCCTAAATTGTGGATCCTTTATCTTTTTGTTTACTATATTCCTAACGAGAAAGAAAAGCCATCCAAAAAGTACAAGAGCAGGTAGACTGATAACTAATAGTGGCAAACAGATAACTAATAGCACTAGATTTTTCAAAATATTGCTCTTTGTTGCAGTTTCGTTAACGTTAAGTTTGTTTTTAACTAACAGTTTATCAAGTGTTTGGCATTTTTCTTCTAACTTTAAAGCTCTTTTATCGTTATCTTCGATTTCAGACAATTTAGAAGCTAACTTTTGGTTACTCTCGAAAATGGCTTTGGCTTTTTTATTCTTGCCTCTTAACATTGCCCTATTCCAGTCGGTTAGCCTCAAAATTAAGTAATACCATCTTTTCGAATCGATATGTATAATAAGTTTTTTAATCTCCTCGCTAAGTCTATCTCTCAAATCTGTTAGTCCTTGAGCAGGAGATTCTTTGTATGTTTCGTAGTATTCCGATATTTCAAACGGTTCACCAAAATTTACAATCTGTTCGGTTCCAAATTTTTCGTAATGTTCGTATTCTAAGCCTATTGGGACAATATAGAAAGGACCGCTGTTGTCTCTCTCCTCAATTGCTTGAAATGCTATTCGTGCAAATCCTTTTTGAAGAGGTCTTAAACGTTTATATCCTGCATGACTTCCTTCGGCAAACATCGACAGGGTTCGGGGATAATTAAGTACACGAACGCTGTTTTCAAACACATCATCGTTATTTTTTAGATTTTCAAAACCGTCCCGTATTCTAAAGATAGGTAAAATTTTTATCTGGTAAAGCATCGCAGCAATGAAAGGTTTTTTGAATATATCACTACGTGCTAAAAACACCTGCATTCTGTTTACTGAAAATATAAGTGCAAGTGCATCCATTAGTGCATTTTGATGGTTTGAAGCGTAGATATGAGGATGTTTTATTTTTTTGGGTTTATTAAAAACATGAACTCTACTATATAAGCAGTCGTGAAAAGGTTTACCCCAATGTAACAGTAGCCTGAATGGTGCAGAGTATTTTTCAATATTATGTTTTCCCATCTTGTTTTGTTATTAATAAAACGGAATATCCCCAAGCGAATCTAAAGCTTTTAGATTGGAGGGAAGCAACTTTTTTGAGTAGATTTGCTCCGTTTAAAGTTGATCTACAGTCTGCAAAAGTACTCATTTTTTCGGTCAATCTGATTTCGGATAGCTTGTTTATCTAATGCAATAACGAAAATAAATTTATTAAGATGATTTTCAGAGGTTTGTTAATTAATAAACAAGTAAACTTAGTTGTTGTCCTTGTTTACAGATATTAGTTCAACAACTCTTAAATGATAAATTATGGTTGACAAAGGAGGTATTTTATCTCCATCTCCAAGTAAGTGGTGTGCCATATACTGAGGCATAATAAATCGTGCGCTGTCCCCGCCGCGTAAAAGCAGGATACCCTCTTCTAAGCCCGATTCAACGCCACCGCGACTTACCTTAAATGTTTTTGGTCCTGTTTTGGTACTTGAGTAACATAACTCTCCACTTAACAGATGAATGCTGAAAGTAAGTGCAACTAAGTCGCCTTCGTTTACCTTTGGGCCATCTCCAGAGTCAAGAATTTGATACCAAATACCTGTTTTAGTCTGTTTCATATCCCACTTGTTTAGTCTTATAAAACTCACAACCCGTTGAGTATCATAGGCTATTTGTAGTTTGTTGGCGTCGATAAGAATCTCATCAAGCTCCTTTTTAGAGATAGGTAATTGACGTTTTTGATTTCTGTCATTGCAACTAAATATGCTTGTTACAATAATTACCGCAAGTATATATTTTAAAGTATTCATTTTCCCACAAATATTGCTTATGTTTTATCAGATGCTATTTTTTTGAGTTAATAATCTCTTTGGCATGTTTTTTAGCTAACTCTTTGAACTCATTTATTGTGTCATCTAGCGATTTATAGCTTTTTCCTCCCGATGCATTTTTATGTCCACCACCATTGAAATACTTTTCGGCAAATTTATTTACCTCGAAACTACCTACAGAACGGAATGATATTTTTATATCGCTTTCTCGCTCCTGAAATAGTGCTGTAAAATATATATATTTAATTGAAAGTGGGTAATTGACAAAGTTTTCAGTATCGCCTGGTTGGTAATTGAACTTTTTAAGATCTTCGGAGCTCAAGTAAATATATGCAGTATATAAATCATCAAGAACAACCATGCGTTCATTTATTGAATACCCTAATAAGCGTAAACTATTTTCTGACAATGTGTTATATATATTCTGAGTAATAGTGTCTTTGTCAATACCCAAGTTAATCAAGTCAATAACAGTCTGAAATGTTGAAATATAGTTTGAGCTGTATTTAAAAACACCGGTGTCGGTAACTATTCCTACATAAATACAAGTTGCAAAATCGACATTTGCCTTAACTATAGGTATGTGTTTGAATATGTGATAAATAAGCTCACAAGTACTACTTACTTCAATATACGAAAATACGACTTCGGCTTTTAATTGAGGATTTGTATGGTGATCAATTAGAATTAGTGGTTTGTCGCAACCGTTTAGTATTTGAGTATATTTTTCAACACGACTGGCTTGATTAAAGTCGACACATATAACGATATCAGTAGATTGCAATATCTTTTCTACTTCAATTTTGGGAATACCTTCGTGAATTGTTTCAAAGTTAGGTAGCCACCTTAAATTCTCAGGAACATAATTAGGTATAATTACATTTGTTTCTATATTTAATTGTTTAAACATTGAAACCAAAGCTAATGCACTACCAATTGCATCACCATCGGGATTTGTGTGTGTGAAAATTGCAATGTTTTTCGATCTTTTTATGAAATCAACAAAACTGCTAATTGCCTGTTTGTTAATGTTAATCACTTGTTGCTGTTTTGAAGTTATTAAAAGTCAAAAGTAATGATTATTTTATCATCAAAGGTTTTATATGACTTTAAAATGAAAAATCATAATCCCATAAAATACACTTATTATAAAGATATAATTAAAAAAGTTGTATATTTGCAGCCTGAAAAAGGGTTCCGTAGCTCAGCTGGATAGAGCAACAGCCTTCTAAGCTGTGGGTCATAGGTTCGAATCCTATCGGAATCGCAGAGAGCCTTGCGTTTGAATGTAACGTGAGGCTTTTTTGCTTATATAAATAGAGTTATTACTGAAACGACATTAGAATATAACAAGTTTAGTATTAAAAATGTTGTATCTTGGTATCGTAAACATAATGTTGTAAGCAGTAGGAGATTCACCAACAAATATATCAAGAGTATGGCTAAAACAGGACACGGAAACCACTGGGAATGTGTTGTAGAGCTTAACAAAGCAGTTCAAGAGATAGTTCCGTCAGTACTTCAAAACGGATCAAAAATAGAAAAATCTGAAGTAATTGCTAATTGCTTTGAAAATAAAATCCCAACTACGACTAAAATTCTTTCTATTTCAGACGACAATGAAATAACTCCTAAAATTTTGGTAGCAGAAAATCCCGAAGAACAGATTTATGAAGTTGTTACAGGTTATCCATTTATTCAATCAAAGAGTATTATTAAATTGAAAATTATTGAAATTAATGAATGGGAAAATCTTATTGAAGCAGTAATAACAGGAGAAACAAAAGACAAAGAAAAAATTTCATTTTTCGACACAAATTATTTTTTAAACAAAGAAACATATGAGATAGGTAAAATATATGACTTCTCTATCTCTGCTATGGCGTATGCCGTTGAAATTCTGGAAGAAACATCATTCTCATTCGAAGGACAAAATGCAATAGATTGGCATGCCAAACTTGGAGAAGAACCGATTTACGATGAAAGTGGAAATATTGAACCTGTTGTAATTCATTTAGATAATCTTGTAGCTTTAATACAAGCAGATGAGGATTATCCAGATGATGCAGAATTTCAATCACCAATTAAAAGTATGAAGACAATACGTGCGTTTGACCAAGATTTCTATAAATTTAAGATAACAGTTTTTAGAGATCCTGATATTGACATAGATTTATATGCAAAGGCAGATTTTTTTAACAGAAAACCTAAAATAAACTACCCGTTACGTGGCTATATATGGCTACAAGGGAAAAAGGAATAAAAAATGGCAAAAAAAAACGTTATCGCCAAAAACGTAAATTTAAAATTACGAAGGAGCATGGTCGTACAGCATTAAGGCTACTTTTTGTACCATGGGGCTGCTTGGGAGTATGGTTTGGTATTATTGCATTTTGCATAATGTGCTTTTTAACAGCCTTTGGTTTTGATTAGAACTTTATAAATATGTGGTAATGAGGAAAATGTAACAAAAAACCGTAAATATATGAGACAAAATAAGGCATATGCTAAATTTAATAGTCGATACGACGATGTTTTAACTGGACGTAAGTGGTGGAGCCGTTTGTACTTGAAATGGATATGGAAAGTCAACGAAAGCTTGATAGCAAAAGAGGTTTTGGAGATGCTACCAGATGATTTTCAAGGAGAGATTTTGGACGTTCCTATAGGGACAGCTGTTTTTACTGCAGAGAAATATAAAAATATGCATAGAACCAAAATTTTAGGTGTCGATTTTTCGCAAGAGATGCTTGATATTGCCAATGAACGAATTTTACACAAAGAGATTAAAAATCTAAAGCTTCAACATGGTGATGTATGTGAGCTTGCGTTTGAAGATGAACGTTTTGATATTGTATTTTCAATGAATGGTGTTCACGCCTTTCTCCCACAAAAACATAAGGCGTTTTACGAAATGTACCGTGTACTCAAACCCGGAGGTCTTTTCTTGGGATCTTTTTATATAAGAGGGGAACGTGGTATAACTGACTGGTTTGTGCGTAATATATTCAACAAAATGGGAGTTTTTACTCCTCCACATTTCACAAAAGAGGAGGCATTTGATGTGTTGAAAGCACTTTACGGAGAAAATGTAGAGGTAAAAAATCATAGTTCAATATTAATTTTTAAATGTGTTAAGTAAATAAGGGTAAAGTTAGATTATGAGTAGGGAAGGGCAGAACAAAGCTCCATTTGAAAGCAAAAACAAACATCACGCACATCACCATCATCGCCATGCGTATACATAAAAAGTGAGAGGTAAAAAGTTGTTGTGGGTCACGTTGCTTAACTTTTCGATAAATTTGGCATAAGTCACATTACTCTGCAAATTGAGCACAAAGGATGCGAGAATAATGATGAGCTGATAAAATCTTAATTAAAATTTAACATATTTTCTTTGTTAATTCTTTTTTTTGAGGTGCTATGAAAAATATTTAACTATTCTCTATAGTGCAAAATATTTGTATTTTATTTCATATTTGTTCGAGATAAATTTGTTTATTTTTCCGGTTAATCTTTCAGCCCCTGCTTTTGTTTGACCAAAACAACTGTAGAAATATTTATACCAATTGTAATTTTAAAATAGTTCAATCTTTTTAAAGTTTTACAATTGTAAATACCGATGTTACAGATACATAGTCCAAAAGAGTGATAGCGAAGTTTGGACTATAGTAGCTGTCCAATCGGTATTACATACTCTTCTTCAATCTTATTTAAAAAAATATTAAAATTTTTTTGCATAGAATAAAAATATATCTATTTTTGTACCAAAGAACAATTTTAGTTCAAAATGAATAATACATGAACAATACAAAGGATATAATATTAGACGTTGCAAATAGACTTTTTAGTCGTTTTGGCTTTTATAAAACTTCAATGGATGAAATAGCCAAGACTGCAAGAAAAGCTAAAGGTTCATTATACTATCATTTTGCAAGCAAGGAGGATCTATTTAAGGAGGTAATCTCCAAAGAAATGAATAACTTGAAAGAGCAACTGGCTATAATTGTTAATAATCCGAATTTGAGTGCTTCCGAAAAACTTAAAAACTATTTTTTAAGAAGAATGGAAATAATGAATACAGCTACAAATTATCATGAAACTCTAAAAGCTGATTTTTTTGAACGATTCTATTTTATCGATGATTTACGTGCTGAAACAGATGAGTGGGAGAGAAAAAATATAAAAAGAATAATTTTACAGGGAGTCGATGCCAAAGAATTTGTATTAAACATAGACATAAATATTATATCTGAGATGACCATTATGGTTTTAAAGGGACTTGAAATTCCATTTTTCCTTCAGGGTCAATATAATAATTATTCGCATCACCTTGAGAATTTAATTGGTATCCTTTCAAAAGGACTATCTAAATAATTATTTTTTTTTGCATATAACTGACTAAAAAACAATTATAGTACAAAACGAATTAAAAAAATTGAAAAAATGAAAACAATTTCTTTGAATGCTCAAATTTCAGCGCTAATAAGCAAATTAGTTGAAAGCAAAATTTCCAGAAATTTGCTTGAAGGAAAACTAAAAAAAATGATGAAGCAAAGTATATTAAACGATCATGAATCCAATGCTTCATTAATATCAAGACAATACCAGTTTCTTGCCTTGTGGACAATGTATAAATCCTATGTAAGGAATATTGATAAAGGAAATATATCTTCCAAAGTAACATCAAGAATAATTGAATCTTTTTTGAATTCAGTGTTATTTAGAAATAATTTATCCAAGGAAGCAAGGCAGATATTTTACAATAAATATGGAATGCAGCCCCCTACCTTATTAGTTATATCACCAACAAAAAAATGTAATCTAAGGTGTACAGGGTGCTACGCATCTTCGAGCCCAGATACTGATACATCTTTGAGTTGGAGCTTACTGAACAGAATAATCGATGACGCATATTCTAATATGGGAATGAGGTTCTTTGTAATATCAGGAGGTGAACCTTTTATGTACAAGAGCGAGGGCAAAACAATTCTCGATTTGGCAGAGAAATGGAACGATTGCTTCTTTATGGTTTACACCAACGGAACTCTTATTAATGAAGAAATTGCCTTGCGTATGGCTAAAGTAGGTAATATCACTCCTGCAATTTCTGTGGAGGGTTACGAATCAGAAACTGATGCGAGAAGAGGTGCTGGAATATTTCAAAGAATTATAAACGCAAAAAATAATTTAATATCACAAGGGGTGCCTTTCGGTCTTTCGGTTACAGCTACTAAGGAAAATATTTCTTTACTTCTCAATGAATCATTTTATGATTTCTATTTCAATGAGATTGGAGCTACATATATGTGGATATTTCAATACATGCCTATAGGGAGGGGCATTTCAGACAATTTGATGATTTCTCCTAAAGAGAGGATGAATTTGCATGAAATACAAGACAGAATGCTTAATGAAAAGAATTACTTCATAGCAGATTTCTGGAATAGTGCACCGATGTCAAATGGCTGCATTTCGTGTGGTAGGTCTGGAGGTTATTTTTATATAAACTGGGATGGGAATATTATGCCATGTGTGTTTATACCCTACTATAAAGATAATATAAAAACTCTGTATAGCTCAGGAAAATCATTATCTGATGCACTATTATCACCACTTTTTGTAAATGGCAGAGCATGGCAAAAAGAATATATCGGGGATAAGGCAAATCCTGGCAATTTATTAAGACCTTGCTTTTATAGGGATCACTATAAAACATTTCATGAAATTGCAAATAATGCGAAGGTTGAACCCGAAAATAAGGAAGCAGAAATAGCTTTCAAATCAAATGATTACCATGACTTTATGATAAAATTTGACAATGAACTTGAAATTGAAGCCACCCCAGTTTGGCAACAATTAAAAGACAAAATCAATAGTAATTCAAAAAGTCAAAAATAATACATGTCGCACATCAATTTAATTAATAAAAAATGTTGCATATGCATATTGAATCCGGAGTGTTTCCTTCTTTCAGACTACTGTTAGCTTGTGTAAGCTATAAAAATAAATTTAGGTAAAAAATGCGGATAATCATAAAATATATTTATCAACTGATTTTGAACCATTTTAAATTAACAAATATATAAAAATAAAAAGGAGATACCTACTATGAAAAGAACATTTAAAGAAGATATGCAAGCATTTGCAATTAAGCAAGTTCTTAACTACCTTGATGAAGATCCGGAAAAGGGTTTGCCCAAAATCCTAAAATGGA
It encodes the following:
- a CDS encoding peptidoglycan DD-metalloendopeptidase family protein, whose amino-acid sequence is MKSLPEVLNENRSKFALVVPQLKDISKLLQISFGADNDELAKINYDDITQFANYIQQKLDNQQKLVAYGGYLEDRAMYHRSKLFRSGSEVRTVHLGVDIWAPIDTPVMAFYEGRVHSFGINDVHGDYGGVIVLEHELQDHTFYTLYGHLSHKSVQNKSKGQKIKIGETFAYIGIPSENGYWPPHLHVQIIRNLLKYELDFPGTCTPNSIDYFKKVCPDPSVILGL
- a CDS encoding TetR/AcrR family transcriptional regulator; translation: MNNTKDIILDVANRLFSRFGFYKTSMDEIAKTARKAKGSLYYHFASKEDLFKEVISKEMNNLKEQLAIIVNNPNLSASEKLKNYFLRRMEIMNTATNYHETLKADFFERFYFIDDLRAETDEWERKNIKRIILQGVDAKEFVLNIDINIISEMTIMVLKGLEIPFFLQGQYNNYSHHLENLIGILSKGLSK
- a CDS encoding serine dehydratase subunit alpha family protein; translated protein: MDAKQVQSILALMHSEISPALGCTEPAAVALACGKAREILGSIPIKGEIFISGNIFKNAMGVGIPGTGLTGLPIAAALGLTGGNSSDSLEILKNVDKNHLDLANQLIEKKIFCIRVKENVDKLYIEAQIESNTDKVTTIISHRHTHFTLIKRNNEILLDNPPIEQVENEQQAVEKFPLSIDTILKFIENVDVNDLSIFDKSIELNLSIAREGLKNDYGLRIGKNIANNRSRVNGEFEFAHDYALALTTAACDARMGGSVLPVMANTGSGNQGLTVSLPIIAYAEKFGLSHSILLKSLALGHLVSIHMKKKLGSLGALCGILVAATGASCGITYIRGGKREAIIRAIKYMAANITGMLCDGAKPGCTLKVHSGISAAIQASELALDNSIEALADGIVDEDIERTIENIANIGSVGLSSADKMIIEMMQNKC
- a CDS encoding class I SAM-dependent methyltransferase, encoding MRQNKAYAKFNSRYDDVLTGRKWWSRLYLKWIWKVNESLIAKEVLEMLPDDFQGEILDVPIGTAVFTAEKYKNMHRTKILGVDFSQEMLDIANERILHKEIKNLKLQHGDVCELAFEDERFDIVFSMNGVHAFLPQKHKAFYEMYRVLKPGGLFLGSFYIRGERGITDWFVRNIFNKMGVFTPPHFTKEEAFDVLKALYGENVEVKNHSSILIFKCVK
- a CDS encoding aminotransferase class IV, whose product is MRNTRGEWVVLNKLLVKSANISLTKITTNKTAYEVIKVIDSAPLFISQHYKRLQESTQKSSIALNITEKEILNSIKALVNNNYFSTGNIEISVSNNHSLVRFIPHFYPTSEMYKVGVSVGFYYAERNNPTAKIKNNTLRNNINKTLKRKGFFEVLLISKQGYITEGSRSNIMFIDNNNKIYTPIDSQVLKGITRQTVMDICEKLNIEVTRKLITKQMLGDFSAAFLTGTSPGVLPIKNIGHKPLSAENHTLQNIVKEFQKIELELINANK
- a CDS encoding peptidylprolyl isomerase, with the protein product MNTLKYILAVIIVTSIFSCNDRNQKRQLPISKKELDEILIDANKLQIAYDTQRVVSFIRLNKWDMKQTKTGIWYQILDSGDGPKVNEGDLVALTFSIHLLSGELCYSSTKTGPKTFKVSRGGVESGLEEGILLLRGGDSARFIMPQYMAHHLLGDGDKIPPLSTIIYHLRVVELISVNKDNN
- a CDS encoding radical SAM protein, coding for MKTISLNAQISALISKLVESKISRNLLEGKLKKMMKQSILNDHESNASLISRQYQFLALWTMYKSYVRNIDKGNISSKVTSRIIESFLNSVLFRNNLSKEARQIFYNKYGMQPPTLLVISPTKKCNLRCTGCYASSSPDTDTSLSWSLLNRIIDDAYSNMGMRFFVISGGEPFMYKSEGKTILDLAEKWNDCFFMVYTNGTLINEEIALRMAKVGNITPAISVEGYESETDARRGAGIFQRIINAKNNLISQGVPFGLSVTATKENISLLLNESFYDFYFNEIGATYMWIFQYMPIGRGISDNLMISPKERMNLHEIQDRMLNEKNYFIADFWNSAPMSNGCISCGRSGGYFYINWDGNIMPCVFIPYYKDNIKTLYSSGKSLSDALLSPLFVNGRAWQKEYIGDKANPGNLLRPCFYRDHYKTFHEIANNAKVEPENKEAEIAFKSNDYHDFMIKFDNELEIEATPVWQQLKDKINSNSKSQK
- a CDS encoding bifunctional oligoribonuclease/PAP phosphatase NrnA, with the translated sequence MININKQAISSFVDFIKRSKNIAIFTHTNPDGDAIGSALALVSMFKQLNIETNVIIPNYVPENLRWLPNFETIHEGIPKIEVEKILQSTDIVICVDFNQASRVEKYTQILNGCDKPLILIDHHTNPQLKAEVVFSYIEVSSTCELIYHIFKHIPIVKANVDFATCIYVGIVTDTGVFKYSSNYISTFQTVIDLINLGIDKDTITQNIYNTLSENSLRLLGYSINERMVVLDDLYTAYIYLSSEDLKKFNYQPGDTENFVNYPLSIKYIYFTALFQERESDIKISFRSVGSFEVNKFAEKYFNGGGHKNASGGKSYKSLDDTINEFKELAKKHAKEIINSKK